One part of the Ziziphus jujuba cultivar Dongzao chromosome 2, ASM3175591v1 genome encodes these proteins:
- the LOC107417645 gene encoding pollen receptor-like kinase 1 — MAHMPNSTIFPYLFLLLFFHLVSLSGFVSSEDSQAGILLKFKDSLQNTDGLSSWKDSSTPCNGNLENWVGVMCENGSIWGLKLENMGLKGSIDVGVLKDLPGLRSLSLMSNNFEGSLPDFGQLGALKSLYLSNNKFSGVIADDVFLKMLSLKKVHLAHNQFTGAIPQSLRFLPKLMELRLESNDFQGNIPDFLQKTWLSFNVSNNELNGQIPTSLNSMDKSSFAGNKDLCGKPLKSCSSDKPSLISIVVVVIVVFVALTAICAVVFILCRRNQYNSSSSSSIEAPRPITAHKKISVTEQNQAAGAGSTHTSPDRSTNGSTSGGKKADSLKLSFVRDDRQRFDMQDLLRASAEILGSGCFGSSYKAALLSGPVMVVKRFKQMNNVGREEFQEHMRRIGRLRHPNLLPLVAYYYKKEEKLLVSDYIQKGSLAVQLHGNQALGQPCLDWTTRLKIIKGVGKGLLYLYNELPSLIAAHGHLKSSNVLLNENFEPLLTDYGLIPVINQEHGQELMVAYKSPEYAQYGRITKKTDVWELGMLILEMLTGKFPARFLQKGKGNEEEDLAGWVKSVPEEEWGNVVFDKELGTARSSIGEMLRMLKIGLGCCEGDVDKRWDLKEAVRRIEDVKDKDGIANTTSTDHEDFYSSRGSEADMRSIRGLSDDFNFS; from the exons ATGGCACATATGCCCAACTCTactatttttccatatttgttccttttgcttttctttcaCCTTGTTTCCTTGTCTGGGTTTGTCTCCTCAGAAGACTCGCAGGCCGGCATCCTCTTAAAGTTCAAGGATTCCTTACAAAACACGGATGGTTTATCCAGTTGGAAAGATTCGTCCACTCCATGTAACGGCAACCTTGAAAACTGGGTTGGTGTTATGTGTGAGAATGGAAGCATCTGGGGTTTGAAACTTGAGAACATGGGGTTAAAGGGCAGCATCGATGTGGGTGTGCTGAAGGACTTGCCAGGGTTGAGAAGTTTGAGTTTGATGAGCAACAATTTTGAAGGGTCGCTTCCTGATTTTGGACAGCTTGGTGCATTGAAATCCTTGTATTTGTCGAACAACAAGTTCTCCGGGGTGATTGCTGATGATGTTTTCTTGAAAATGCTGTCGTTGAAGAAAGTGCATTTGGCCCACAATCAGTTTACGGGTGCCATTCCTCAGTCATTGAGGTTCTTGCCTAAGCTTATGGAGCTGAGGCTTGAATCCAACGACTTTCAAGGGAATATACCAGATTTTCTGCAGAAAACTTGGCTGTCTTTCAATGTCTCTAACAATGAATTGAATGGCCAAATCCCAACCAGCCTTAATAGTATGGATAAAAGCTCTTTTGCAG GCAATAAAGATCTGTGTGGAAAGCCGTTAAAATCATGTTCCTCAGATAAGCCGTCTCTTATCAGCATCGTTGTGGTCGTGATAGTTGTGTTTGTGGCATTAACAGCCATTTGTGCAGTGGTGTTTATCCTTTGCCGCAGAAACCAATATAACTCGTCCTCGTCATCATCAATAGAGGCACCAAGGCCTATTACAGCCCACAAGAAAATAAGCGTTACGGAACAAAATCAAGCAGCTGGGGCTGGCAGCACTCACACCTCCCCGGACCGCTCCACCAACGGAAGTACTTCCGGCGGAAAGAAAGCTGACAGCTTGAAGCTTTCGTTCGTGAGGGATGACAGGCAGAGATTCGACATGCAGGACTTGCTGAGAGCCTCCGCTGAGATCTTGGGAAGTGGCTGTTTTGGTTCTTCCTACAAGGCTGCTCTGCTCAGTGGACCCGTTATGGTGGTGAAGAGGTTTAAGCAGATGAACAATGTGGGTAGAGAGGAGTTCCAAGAACACATGAGAAGGATTGGCAGGTTGAGGCACCCTAATCTCCTTCCTCTGGTGGCCTACTACTACAAGAAGGAAGAGAAGCTCTTGGTTTCTGACTATATTCAAAAGGGAAGCTTGGCCGTCCAACTACATG GAAACCAAGCTCTGGGACAGCCATGCCTGGACTGGACAACCCGGTTGAAGATCATCAAAGGAGTAGGCAAGGGACTACTATATCTGTACAACGAGCTTCCAAGCCTAATAGCAGCTCACGGCCATCTCAAATCCTCAAACGTCCTTCTCAACGAGAACTTCGAACCCCTTCTGACGGACTACGGTTTGATACCAGTAATCAACCAAGAACATGGACAGGAGCTGATGGTAGCATACAAGTCGCCGGAGTACGCCCAATACGGGAGGATAACGAAGAAGACAGACGTGTGGGAACTAGGAATGCTAATACTAGAGATGCTAACAGGGAAATTCCCAGCAAGATTTCTAcagaaagggaaaggaaatgaggaggaggacttggcaGGGTGGGTAAAGTCAGTGCCAGAGGAGGAATGGGGAAATGTAGTGTTTGATAAAGAACTTGGAACAGCCAGGAGCAGCATTGGAGAGATGCTAAGGATGTTGAAGATTGGTCTTGGATGTTGTGAGGGGGATGTGGACAAGAGGTGGGATTTGAAGGAGGCTGTTAGGAGAATTGAAGACGTTAAAGACAAAGAT
- the LOC107417627 gene encoding uncharacterized protein LOC107417627, protein MIKQRWWWPNQLGVGLLSNSNGNSITKIHMENFCQPPPDKVYFHYNHTDPCRFSRWTARESYQFMYARPWNQVLDFYSNLINANLSLSALFGPETYHVHNAAEIPNISETAELKSVSPENRSGRWARLTFKIVLSYHGGSFDGWQKQPGLNTVQGLVEKSLGKFVDEKKAQVLKDKCLPLEGCAVVAGRTDKGVTALQQVCSFYTWRKDIKSEDIEVAINSAAPGTLRVKSVSEVSRVFHPNFSAKWRRYLYIFPFNDGEDGQQSSPSGEDIEQFRSNESGDELNNGCGESHYESVQNLIINDNEEIDSGNKPKTFSVRRVNQLLQQLEGKLLSYKMFARDTKASRNVGPPTECFMYHARATEARLPCPDSIEGRRVMCVELVANRFLRKMVRVLVATSIREAAAGAEEDALLKLMDATCRRATAPPAPADGLCLVDVGYAEFNPQNRLICN, encoded by the exons ATGATTAAACAGAGATGGTGGTGGCCGAATCAGTTGGGAGTTGGGTTGCTTAGTAATAGTAATGGTAATAGTATCACCAAAATTCATATGGAGAATTTTTGTCAGCCACCGCCTGACAAGGTTTATTTTCACTACAACCACACCGATCCCTGCAGATTTTCGCGTTGGACTGCtag GGAAAGCTATCAGTTCATGTATGCCAGGCCTTGGAACCAAGTCCTTGATTTCTATTCCAATCTTATCAATGCAAACCTCTCCTTGTCTGCATTATTTGGACCTGAG ACATATCATGTTCACAACGCTGCTGAAATTCCCAACATTTCTGAGACAGCTGAATTGAAGAGCGTTTCACCTGAAAATAGGTCTGGTAGGTGGGCAAGATTAACATTCAAAATCGTACTTTCATATCATGGTGGTTCATTTGACGGATGGCAAAAGCAGCCAGGATTAAACACTGTTCAAGG TTTAGTGGAAAAATCTCTGGGCAAGTTTGTGGATGAGAAGAAAGCACAAGTTTTGAAAGACAAATGCCTGCCCTTGGAAGGCTGTGCTGTCGTTGCAGGACGTACTGACAAAGGAGTCACAGCTCTTCAACAAGTTTGTTCTTTTT ATACCTGGAGAAAGGATATTAAGTCTGAAGATATTGAAGTTGCCATCAACAGTGCGGCACCAGGAACACTCAGGGTCAAATCTGTTTCTGAG GTATCACGTGTTTTTCACCCAAATTTCTCTGCCAAGTGGAGGcgatatctatatattttcccCTTTAATGATGGAGAGGATGGGCAACAAAGTAGTCCAAGTGGAGAGGATATTGAACAATTTAGAAGTAATGAAAGTGGTGATGAGCTAAACAATGGATGTGGTGAATCTCATTATGAGAGTGTCCAAAACTTAATTATCAATGACAACGAAGAGATAGATAGTGGGAACAAACCAAAAACGTTCAGCGTACGTCGAGTGAACCAACTATTACAGCAACTAGAAGGAAAGCTATTATCATACAAGATGTTTGCACGTGATACCAAAGCTTCTAGAAATGT AGGTCCACCAACAGAGTGTTTTATGTATCATGCTAGAGCCACAGAAGCTAGACTACCATGTCCG GATAGCATTGAAGGAAGGAGAGTTATGTGCGTCGAATTGGTTGCTAATCGTTTCTTACGAAAG ATGGTTCGGGTGCTTGTAGCAACCTCAATAAGGGAAGCAGCTGCTGGTGCAGAAGAAGATGCTTTGCTGAAGTTAATGGATGCGACATGTAGACGTGCCACCGCTCCCCCAGCACCTGCTGATGGCTTATGCCTTGTCGATGTGGGATATGCAGAGTTCAATCCACAAAATCGCCTTATCTGCAATTAG